The sequence GGACGCAGGTCGTGCGGGCCTCGGTTCCGGTGCCCAAGGAGATCCTCGCCGACCCCGCCGCGCTCGCCGCGTTCGTCGACTACCGCCTGCTGGTGCGGCTCGGCACGGCGGAGAACGACGTCCTGCTCAACGGAACGGGACCGATTCAGGGCCTGCTGCGCGTCCCCGGGTTACGGCGCCGTCCCGCCGACCCGGCGGACGGCGGGTCCGCCGCCCGGACGCTGCTGGCGACGGCGGCGCTGTGCGAGTGGTACGGCGGGTCGGCGGACGGGATCGTCATGCACCCCGACGACTGGTGGCCGCTCGTGGGGGACGGCGCGTTCCTGGAACGGCTCGCCGTGCAGGGCGTCAAGGTCGGCCGGACCCGCATGGTGCCCGCGGGCACGGCCCTGGTCGGCGACTTCACCGCCGCCGCGACGCTGCTGGACCGCCGGTCCTCGACGATCCGGCTGGACGGGGACGCGCTGGTGGCCGAGATCCGCGAGGGCCTGGCCGTCCACCTGCCCGGCCATTTCGTGCTCACCTCGCTTCCCGGCGGGCGCTGATGGGCGCGCAGGCACCGGCCGATCCGCCGGCGGCGGACCTGCCGGCGGTCGCCCACCGGGTCCGCGAGCACATCGTGCGGATGTGCGCCGGGCCGGAGGGCGGCCACCTCGGCGGGTCGATGTCGCT is a genomic window of Actinomadura citrea containing:
- a CDS encoding family 3 encapsulin nanocompartment shell protein, which produces MSDVRMMLDDPELTRRSPGEEFALAHARHGPDAAVGLRASISDLFPPARRRPRLTVRHLLRKAVVDADEVTVFTERAENTSPDDAAPEWEFEVGSATVRTQVVRASVPVPKEILADPAALAAFVDYRLLVRLGTAENDVLLNGTGPIQGLLRVPGLRRRPADPADGGSAARTLLATAALCEWYGGSADGIVMHPDDWWPLVGDGAFLERLAVQGVKVGRTRMVPAGTALVGDFTAAATLLDRRSSTIRLDGDALVAEIREGLAVHLPGHFVLTSLPGGR